In the Hordeum vulgare subsp. vulgare chromosome 7H, MorexV3_pseudomolecules_assembly, whole genome shotgun sequence genome, one interval contains:
- the LOC123407583 gene encoding probable fucosyltransferase 7, producing MGSSDATEAGARDPPARRRGAVTAVLLAAPPLLLLLLFLFGDRAADALVRAQVKVKPQSPRNASSSSSSREPGAARDGRLLGGLLSPDFDGPACRSRYEGSRRWRPSPFPVSPYLVRKLRRYEANHRRCGPDTSRYREAMAQLQSGRNGDRGECRYVVWLPLQGLGNRMLSLVSTFLYAVLTGRVLLVHEPPEMEGLFCEPFPGTSWLLPASFPYKDVRFGSDSKESYVSMLQSNVVRYDHDHDHVAGNGNGNASALPAYVYLHLENMGLRLQNHTFCEEDHRALDGFNWMVLRSDSYFAVALFLVPTYRDELERMFPSKGSVFHHLGRYLLHPGNPAWGIAQRFFDGYLADADQRLGVQVRIVWHHPVPFDVMFDQILRCTREHALLPQLTGEPPADAGVNSTSNMNTTAKAKVKAVLVVSLKPEYYDKLHGMYYNNATASGELVTVYQPSHDQDQHTEARAHNERALAEIFLLSYCDEMVTTSWSTFGYVAHALAGLRPRLLAPLDLSKMRSDVACVRPASIEPCLHSPPSLVCRRAQDLDPVAHVPFLRHCEDVDFGLKLVD from the exons ATGGGTTCCTCCGACGCGACGGAAGCCGGAGCGCGAGATCCACCGGCGCGTCGCCGGGGCGCCGTCACGGCCGTCCTCCTGGccgcgccgccgctgctgctcctcctgctctTCCTCTTCGGCGACCGCGCCGCCGACGCCCTGGTCAGGGCACAGGTGAAAGTGAAACCGCAGA GTCCACGTAacgcctcctcctcgtcgtcgtcccgGGAACCGGGCGCGGCGCGTGACGGCCGGCTCCTCGGCGGGCTCCTCTCGCCGGACTTCGACGGGCCGGCGTGCCGCAGCCGGTACGAGGGCTCCAGGCGATGGAGGCCTTCGCCGTTCCCGGTCTCGCCTTATCTGGTCCGGAAGCTGAGGCGGTACGAGGCGAACCACCGACGGTGCGGGCCGGACACATCGCGGTACCGCGAGGCCATGGCGCAGCTTCAGTCCGGCCGCAATGGCGACCGCGGGGAGTGCAGGTACGTGGTGTGGCTTCCCCTCCAGGGCCTCGGCAACCGGATGCTCAGCCTCGTCTCCACCTTCCTCTACGCGGTGCTCAccggccgcgtcctcctcgtccaCGAGCCCCCGGAGATGGAGGGCCTCTTCTGCGAGCCGTTCCCGGGGACCTCCTGGCTGCTGCCCGCGAGCTTCCCCTACAAGGACGTCCGCTTCGGGTCCGACTCCAAGGAGAGCTACGTGAGCATGCTCCAGAGCAACGTCGTCCgctacgaccacgaccacgaccacgtcgccggcaatggcaatggcaatgcCAGCGCGCTGCCGGCGTACGTGTACCTCCACCTGGAGAACATGGGCCTCCGGCTCCAGAACCACACCTTCTGCGAGGAGGACCACCGGGCGCTCGACGGCTTCAACTGGATGGTGCTCCGCTCCGACAGCTACTTCGCCGTGGCGCTCTTCCTCGTGCCCACGTACCGCGACGAGCTGGAGCGGATGTTCCCGTCCAAGGGGTCGGTGTTCCACCACCTCGGCCGCTACCTCCTCCACCCGGGGAACCCGGCGTGGGGGATCGCGCAAAGGTTCTTCGACGGCTACCTCGCCGACGCCGACCAGCGCCTCGGCGTGCAGGTGCGGATCGTGTGGCACCACCCCGTCCCGTTCGACGTCATGTTCGACCAGATCCTCCGGTGCACGCGGGAGCACGCCCTCCTGCCGCAGCTCACCGGCGAACCTCCCGCCGATGCCGGCGTGAACAGCACGTCGAACATGAACACCACGGCCAAGGCGAAGGTGAAGGCCGTGCTGGTGGTGTCGTTGAAGCCCGAGTACTACGACAAGCTACACGGCATGTACTACAACAACGCGACCGCGTCCGGCGAGCTGGTCACCGTGTACCAGCCGAGCCACGACCAGGACCAGCACACGGAGGCGCGGGCGCACAACGAGCGCGCCCTCGCGGAGATCTTCCTGCTCAGCTACTGCGACGAGATGGTGACCACGTCGTGGTCCACGTTCGGGTACGTGGCGCACGCGCTCGCCGGGCTGCGGCCAAGGCTGCTGGCCCCGCTAGACTTGAGCAAGATGAGATCCGACGTGGCGTGCGTCAGGCCGGCGTCCATTGAGCCGTGCCTGCACTCGCCGCCGTCGCTCGTCTGCCGCCGCGCGCAGGATCTCGACCCGGTGGCGCATGTGCCGTTCCTGCGCCACTGCGAGGACGTGGATTTCGGTCTCAAGCTCGTCGACTGA